From one Melioribacteraceae bacterium genomic stretch:
- a CDS encoding carotenoid biosynthesis protein has protein sequence MSHKSTLIVLYVVYAVGIIGHLFTPTREYMLMLTPYTLLLTGGIVLSKVLPHNITLVKWIVIVYIVTFALEVFGVKTGLLFGSYEYGDVLGPKLFETPLIIGFNWVLVILGGVLLSSKFISNNFLIVLFTPLLTVLFDFFLEPVAIKLNYWMWFRGEIPVQNYLAWYAISLLAVFFFMQSKIEVKSTIPIHYFAIQIFFFLSLNIML, from the coding sequence TTGAGTCATAAATCTACACTGATAGTCTTATATGTGGTTTATGCAGTTGGCATTATCGGACATCTCTTTACTCCAACTAGAGAATACATGTTGATGTTGACTCCATATACATTACTTCTAACAGGTGGTATTGTCCTTAGCAAAGTTTTACCTCACAATATTACGCTCGTTAAATGGATTGTTATCGTATATATCGTCACGTTTGCATTGGAAGTGTTTGGAGTGAAGACCGGCTTACTTTTTGGTTCTTATGAATATGGAGATGTATTAGGTCCTAAACTTTTTGAAACCCCTCTCATAATAGGATTTAACTGGGTTTTAGTAATTTTGGGTGGAGTTCTTCTTTCTAGCAAATTTATTTCCAATAACTTTCTTATTGTATTATTTACTCCATTGCTTACAGTTCTATTCGATTTTTTCCTAGAACCTGTTGCAATAAAATTAAATTATTGGATGTGGTTTAGAGGTGAGATACCAGTACAGAATTATTTAGCGTGGTACGCTATTTCATTATTAGCTGTTTTCTTTTTTATGCAGTCCAAAATTGAAGTAAAGTCCACCATCCCTATTCATTACTTTGCTATACAAATATTCTTTTTTCTTTCATTAAATATTATGTTATAA
- a CDS encoding lysophospholipid acyltransferase family protein encodes MIKAEHSNIARLIFNPYINRIIKKSFSNFYLVNLYPSVSSESSLIVTPNHISWWDGFFIDFVNRKKINRKMYLMMLESSLKKYWFFKKVGAYSIDPDNPRSIVETVKYTNEILNDTKNFVVTYPQGKIEPFEKRPIDIKEGLKLLIKNSSDKKFVLPVGFKIQFYNEKNPAVICRFGELIEVKLILEDYNQFRFKFTENLDLLNEAANQKSFIEDLL; translated from the coding sequence ATGATTAAAGCTGAACACTCAAATATTGCGAGATTGATTTTTAATCCATACATAAACAGGATAATTAAAAAATCTTTCAGCAATTTTTATTTAGTAAACTTATATCCTTCTGTTTCTTCCGAATCTTCACTTATTGTAACGCCAAATCATATTAGCTGGTGGGACGGATTTTTTATTGATTTTGTTAACCGTAAAAAGATCAATCGTAAAATGTATTTAATGATGCTGGAATCATCTTTAAAGAAATATTGGTTCTTTAAAAAGGTAGGAGCTTATTCAATCGATCCTGATAATCCAAGATCTATTGTTGAGACAGTTAAGTACACAAACGAAATTCTTAATGATACTAAGAACTTTGTGGTTACTTATCCTCAAGGAAAGATTGAACCATTCGAAAAACGACCGATTGATATAAAAGAAGGACTGAAATTATTAATTAAAAATTCGAGTGATAAGAAATTTGTATTACCGGTTGGATTTAAAATTCAATTTTATAATGAAAAAAATCCGGCAGTTATTTGCAGATTTGGTGAATTAATAGAAGTAAAATTGATTTTGGAAGATTATAACCAATTTAGATTTAAGTTCACGGAAAACCTTGATTTATTAAATGAAGCTGCTAATCAAAAAAGTTTTATTGAAGATTTATTATAA
- a CDS encoding FAD-dependent oxidoreductase, whose product MREFIVIGAGYGGLAAASLLAKNRKDVLLLESHSKIGGCASFYKRKEFTFDVGATTISGVKKHQPLGKLFNYLELKPELLRIDPGLIVKLEDKQISRNAHRETWIKNAELLFNSENQRKFWNEVFETNDLAWQFISENNTILPRNFNDIFTLTKLSNLKYTKLLPYIFKSVHHFVEKYNLTDTAFHRFLQEQLLITTQNSISDSPFLTAAMGLAYPSDSYYPVGGMYKPAELLFESFKSSGGEIQFKKRVKSIGKVKSGYLISLQNGDQLLAKNVISNIPIWNMVEMTDGKIKKYFEEKSKLFNFSWGAFTVNFGIESKEELDSLYYQIHTNEKIPHSDSNSFFVSFSHIDDRQRAPEGSRSVTISLHTNVKNWMNLSEDEYKIRKEKTTFYIISQFDKHFPQFMDSEKLHLLSGTPKTFQFYTGRSNGFVGGIPHSVSKNLLKMPSNISPFDGLYLVGDTVFPGQGTPAVVLGALNIVNEILN is encoded by the coding sequence GTGCGAGAGTTTATAGTAATTGGTGCCGGTTACGGAGGTTTAGCTGCAGCATCATTGCTTGCCAAAAATAGAAAGGATGTTCTTCTTCTCGAATCACATTCTAAAATTGGAGGATGTGCTTCTTTTTATAAAAGAAAAGAATTTACATTTGATGTCGGGGCTACAACAATTAGTGGTGTTAAGAAACATCAACCGCTTGGCAAATTGTTTAATTATCTTGAGCTCAAACCTGAACTATTAAGAATTGATCCCGGACTCATTGTCAAGTTAGAGGATAAACAAATATCACGCAATGCTCATCGGGAAACTTGGATTAAAAATGCCGAATTATTATTTAATTCAGAAAACCAAAGAAAATTTTGGAATGAGGTTTTTGAGACTAATGACTTAGCCTGGCAGTTTATCTCTGAGAACAATACAATTTTACCAAGAAATTTTAATGATATTTTCACACTTACAAAGCTGAGCAATTTAAAATACACAAAATTGCTTCCCTACATTTTCAAAAGCGTTCATCACTTTGTTGAGAAGTACAATTTAACAGATACTGCATTTCACAGATTTCTACAAGAACAGCTTTTAATCACAACACAAAACAGTATTTCAGATTCTCCATTTTTGACCGCTGCAATGGGGCTAGCTTATCCATCCGATTCTTACTATCCGGTTGGTGGAATGTATAAACCTGCTGAACTACTTTTTGAATCATTTAAATCAAGTGGAGGAGAAATTCAATTTAAGAAAAGAGTTAAATCAATTGGAAAAGTTAAAAGCGGTTATTTGATAAGCTTACAAAATGGTGATCAGTTACTTGCAAAAAATGTTATTTCAAATATTCCAATATGGAATATGGTAGAAATGACTGACGGTAAGATTAAAAAATATTTCGAGGAAAAATCAAAACTATTCAACTTTTCATGGGGAGCATTCACCGTCAATTTTGGAATAGAAAGCAAGGAAGAACTCGATTCGCTTTACTATCAAATTCATACAAATGAGAAAATTCCTCACAGTGATTCAAATTCCTTTTTTGTTTCATTCTCTCATATTGATGATCGTCAGAGAGCTCCGGAAGGAAGTCGATCCGTTACAATTAGTTTGCATACGAATGTGAAGAATTGGATGAATCTTTCTGAGGATGAGTATAAAATTCGAAAAGAGAAAACAACTTTTTACATAATCTCACAATTCGATAAACATTTCCCACAGTTTATGGACTCTGAGAAATTGCATCTTCTATCGGGTACTCCAAAAACTTTCCAATTTTATACAGGTCGTTCCAATGGATTTGTTGGTGGAATTCCTCATTCAGTTAGCAAAAATCTGCTCAAAATGCCATCAAATATTTCCCCTTTTGATGGATTATATCTTGTCGGAGATACAGTTTTCCCCGGACAAGGAACTCCGGCTGTAGTTTTAGGCGCCTTAAATATTGTTAACGAGATTTTGAACTAA
- a CDS encoding glycosyltransferase family 2 protein encodes MTAIELIIFAILFISHSIFLGIVLFNYSTAPRLYNTRKEITENIFISILIPVRNEEKNIGDLLNSINQQSYDNYEVIVLDDNSEDQSTKIVQEYSSKYSKVKLVNGKSIPSNWLGKNWACYQLSKYANGEYLLFVDADVTLNKHAVSNAIYEMQKHKLSLYSVFPTQKIASFGEWFVVPLMNWLLLNFLPLKFVNSKKSENLAAANGQFLMMNKEIYEQIGTHEAVKNEVVEDMQFVRLFKRNGYKVRTSLGEDAVFCKMYNSFSDSVNGFVKNFYKGFNVGKTTFIILLLVLFFMFTAPLLLYFFNDIFMLIVLMIFFERIFISIMSKQNWFLNLILHPFQMIIMLLFGLKSVSSKYYNWKERIVES; translated from the coding sequence ATGACAGCAATAGAATTAATCATATTCGCTATACTTTTTATCTCACATTCAATTTTTCTTGGAATAGTCTTGTTTAATTATTCAACAGCACCTCGACTATATAATACTAGAAAAGAGATCACCGAAAACATTTTTATCTCGATTTTAATCCCGGTAAGAAACGAAGAAAAAAATATAGGGGACTTACTTAACTCTATAAACCAGCAATCGTACGATAACTATGAAGTTATTGTCCTCGATGATAATTCAGAAGATCAATCCACAAAGATAGTCCAAGAATATTCTTCCAAGTATAGTAAAGTAAAACTTGTTAATGGTAAATCAATTCCTTCAAATTGGCTGGGTAAAAATTGGGCATGTTATCAACTATCAAAATATGCGAACGGAGAATATTTATTATTTGTAGATGCCGATGTTACATTAAACAAGCATGCAGTTTCAAACGCAATTTATGAGATGCAAAAGCACAAATTATCATTGTATTCGGTTTTTCCAACACAAAAAATTGCTAGTTTTGGCGAATGGTTTGTTGTACCGTTAATGAATTGGTTGTTACTTAATTTTCTTCCGTTGAAGTTTGTAAATTCAAAAAAAAGTGAAAATCTAGCAGCGGCAAACGGTCAGTTTTTAATGATGAATAAGGAGATTTATGAACAAATTGGCACTCATGAAGCTGTTAAGAATGAGGTAGTTGAAGATATGCAGTTTGTTCGTCTATTCAAAAGAAATGGATACAAAGTAAGAACATCACTAGGTGAGGATGCTGTGTTCTGCAAAATGTATAATTCTTTTTCTGATTCGGTTAATGGATTTGTAAAGAATTTTTACAAGGGATTTAATGTCGGGAAAACAACTTTTATTATTCTTTTACTAGTCTTGTTTTTTATGTTTACAGCACCACTATTATTATATTTTTTTAACGATATATTTATGTTAATTGTGCTCATGATATTCTTCGAAAGAATTTTTATTTCGATAATGAGTAAGCAAAACTGGTTTTTAAACCTAATACTACATCCGTTTCAAATGATTATCATGTTATTATTTGGTTTAAAATCCGTAAGTAGTAAATATTATAATTGGAAGGAGAGAATAGTTGAGTCATAA
- the crtI gene encoding phytoene desaturase family protein, translating to MAYKKVAIIGSGIGGLSTALRLSVLGYEVDVYEQSNSVGGKANEINKNGFRFDTGPSLLTMPFVLEDLFTSSGLNLSDYIKMKKLDVLCKYFYPDSTIITAYSDVDKFAEEIEFNTNDKADDIKKYLNYCKNIYDLSADLFLFKSFSEKKNFISKKAIKTLLNIKNLDTHRTMHEANSSFFKDDKTIQLFDRYATYNGSNPFQAPATLNVIQHVEYNLGGYISNDGIYSIPKAIEKAARLKGVNFFFNSSVQKVIHEKNIIKGITVNGKQIDYDIVVSNSDVENTYKNLLNDNTSSSAKKYSKLEKSTSALVFYWGIEGIYSELEIHNILFSEDYQKEFDDLFTNRIIPTDPTIYIYISSKFKNDDAPVNYENWFVMINVPYNKQQVWEKEIQRARKIILEKLNRILGVNIESKIVLEDILTPELIEKKTSSIGGSIYGISSNNKMAAFLRQQNKSKEYNGLYFCGGSAHPGGGIPLVILSGKITAELIEKYEIK from the coding sequence ATGGCTTATAAAAAAGTAGCAATTATCGGATCGGGAATCGGTGGACTTTCAACGGCTTTGAGATTAAGTGTTCTTGGTTATGAAGTAGATGTTTATGAGCAAAGCAACTCAGTTGGAGGTAAAGCAAACGAAATCAACAAAAATGGTTTTCGATTTGATACCGGACCATCACTTCTTACAATGCCTTTTGTTCTAGAAGATCTTTTCACTTCATCCGGATTAAATTTATCCGACTATATCAAAATGAAAAAATTAGATGTGTTGTGTAAGTATTTTTATCCGGATTCAACTATAATTACTGCATACTCAGACGTAGATAAATTTGCTGAAGAAATTGAATTCAATACTAACGATAAAGCCGATGATATTAAGAAATACTTAAATTATTGCAAGAATATTTATGATCTTTCCGCGGATTTATTTCTTTTTAAAAGTTTTTCAGAGAAGAAAAATTTTATAAGTAAAAAAGCGATCAAGACTTTACTAAATATTAAGAATCTTGACACACATCGAACTATGCACGAAGCTAACTCCTCTTTCTTCAAGGATGATAAAACTATTCAGCTATTCGATAGATATGCGACTTATAATGGCTCAAATCCATTTCAAGCACCGGCGACGTTAAATGTTATTCAACATGTTGAATATAATCTCGGCGGATATATTTCCAATGACGGCATTTATTCTATTCCGAAAGCAATTGAAAAGGCTGCAAGACTCAAGGGAGTAAACTTCTTTTTTAATTCTTCAGTTCAAAAAGTTATTCACGAAAAGAATATTATAAAGGGGATCACAGTCAATGGCAAACAAATAGACTATGATATCGTAGTCTCGAATTCAGATGTGGAAAACACTTATAAAAATTTACTAAATGATAATACTTCTTCTTCAGCAAAAAAATATTCTAAATTAGAGAAATCGACTTCTGCACTTGTATTCTATTGGGGAATCGAAGGAATATACTCCGAATTAGAGATTCATAATATTCTTTTCTCGGAAGATTATCAAAAAGAATTTGATGATCTATTTACTAACAGAATTATCCCTACAGATCCAACGATATATATTTATATTTCCTCAAAATTTAAAAATGATGATGCGCCGGTTAATTATGAAAATTGGTTTGTGATGATCAATGTTCCTTATAACAAACAACAAGTTTGGGAAAAGGAAATCCAGAGAGCCAGAAAAATAATTCTAGAAAAACTTAACCGAATTTTAGGAGTCAATATTGAAAGTAAAATTGTACTTGAAGATATACTGACTCCAGAATTGATTGAGAAGAAAACCAGCAGTATTGGCGGAAGTATTTATGGAATATCGTCAAATAATAAAATGGCAGCTTTCTTACGTCAACAGAATAAATCTAAAGAATATAACGGTTTATATTTCTGTGGCGGAAGTGCACATCCCGGTGGCGGAATTCCTTTAGTAATTTTATCCGGTAAGATTACTGCAGAACTTATTGAAAAGTATGAAATAAAATAA
- a CDS encoding phytoene/squalene synthase family protein has product MQLYHNVSYKMSKKLTQAYSTSFSFGIKAFAPEYRDPIYAIYGFVRIADEIVDTFHGYDKAALIQKFREDTYNAIENGISTNPVLHAFQLVVNEYKIDLEYIDAFLNSMEMDLYNSTYKRNSYDNYIYGSAEVVGLMCLKVFNKHDNEKFESLKEPARLLGSAFQKVNFLRDIKSDIEERGRIYLPNVDAEVEINDANKILLENEIQREFDEALIGIMKLPIGVKLGVYSAFLYYQRLFSKIRKCSVNELQSKRIRISNAYKFALFIKGLWEIKVLRLT; this is encoded by the coding sequence ATGCAACTTTATCATAATGTTTCGTATAAAATGAGTAAAAAACTTACTCAAGCTTATAGTACGTCATTTAGTTTTGGTATAAAAGCGTTTGCTCCGGAATATCGCGACCCAATATATGCTATTTATGGTTTCGTGAGAATAGCTGATGAAATCGTAGATACATTTCATGGTTATGATAAAGCTGCTTTGATTCAAAAATTTAGAGAAGATACATATAATGCAATAGAAAACGGAATTTCAACAAATCCAGTTCTTCATGCATTTCAACTCGTTGTAAATGAATACAAAATAGATCTTGAATATATTGATGCATTCTTAAACAGCATGGAAATGGATCTTTATAACTCAACCTATAAACGTAATAGTTATGACAATTATATTTACGGTTCTGCGGAAGTTGTCGGATTAATGTGTTTAAAAGTCTTTAATAAACATGATAACGAAAAATTCGAATCATTAAAAGAACCGGCAAGATTACTAGGTTCAGCATTTCAAAAAGTTAATTTTCTACGTGATATTAAAAGTGATATTGAAGAAAGAGGTAGAATTTATCTGCCCAATGTTGATGCTGAAGTAGAAATAAATGACGCAAACAAAATATTACTTGAAAATGAAATCCAACGTGAATTTGATGAAGCACTAATTGGAATTATGAAACTTCCGATTGGTGTAAAACTCGGTGTGTACTCAGCATTTTTATATTATCAAAGATTGTTTTCAAAAATTAGAAAATGTAGCGTAAATGAATTGCAATCAAAACGAATAAGAATTTCAAACGCATATAAATTTGCGCTGTTCATAAAAGGATTATGGGAAATAAAAGTACTACGGCTTACTTAA
- a CDS encoding fatty acid desaturase, with protein sequence MGVTIAISIIVIWGIHLFYSLNYLEINFTNPWIYFHVFLQAYLYTGLFITGHDAMHRLVSKNYKVNKIIGQISTFLFAALSYNRLVKNHFLHHKFPGTEKDPDYSIKSQNFFVWYSTFMIRYATVLQLVMMAIIFNVLKLWFPEINIWVFWVIPAFLGSMQLFYFGTYLPHRKPHEDNMEPHKARTQKKNHLWAMLTCYFFGYHFEHHDDVHIPWWQLYKMK encoded by the coding sequence ATGGGTGTAACAATTGCCATATCGATCATAGTAATTTGGGGAATACATTTATTTTATTCTCTAAATTATTTAGAAATCAATTTCACTAATCCATGGATTTACTTTCATGTCTTTTTGCAAGCATATCTATACACCGGATTATTTATCACCGGGCATGATGCCATGCATAGACTAGTCAGTAAAAATTATAAAGTAAACAAAATAATCGGTCAGATTTCTACATTTCTATTTGCAGCTTTGTCTTACAATCGTTTAGTGAAGAATCATTTTCTGCATCACAAATTTCCGGGAACCGAAAAGGATCCGGATTACTCCATTAAATCCCAGAACTTTTTTGTGTGGTACTCAACTTTCATGATCAGATATGCTACAGTACTTCAGTTGGTTATGATGGCAATAATTTTCAATGTTTTAAAACTTTGGTTTCCCGAGATTAACATTTGGGTGTTTTGGGTAATTCCCGCATTTCTTGGATCAATGCAGTTGTTTTATTTCGGAACATATTTACCGCATAGAAAACCGCATGAAGATAATATGGAACCACACAAAGCAAGAACTCAAAAGAAAAATCATTTATGGGCGATGCTGACTTGTTACTTTTTTGGTTATCATTTTGAACATCACGATGATGTTCACATTCCATGGTGGCAGCTTTATAAGATGAAATAG
- a CDS encoding lycopene cyclase domain-containing protein, giving the protein MSDYLLINIATIFVPILLTFEKKLKFYRNIPAVFISIVPVGLLFIAWDIIATARGDWSFNEEHILGVYVFNLPLEEILFFVTVPYAIIFLYETAKFYLGDKEITYYCNLYTYAALFFSVASLAFIGQYYTLTIMLFVGLFFVAAKLLNPSLLKSRLYWRFIAFTFIPFFIVNYFLTSIPIVLYNDSAIWGTRIITIPVEDFFYSFSLLSFNLLIYVTVKEKWLIKK; this is encoded by the coding sequence ATGAGTGACTATTTACTGATTAATATTGCCACTATTTTTGTCCCGATTCTGTTAACCTTCGAAAAGAAATTAAAGTTCTACCGCAATATTCCTGCGGTTTTTATTTCTATAGTACCAGTCGGACTTCTATTCATTGCATGGGATATAATTGCTACTGCAAGAGGAGATTGGTCTTTTAACGAAGAACATATATTGGGTGTTTATGTATTCAATCTTCCACTCGAAGAAATATTATTTTTTGTTACTGTTCCTTATGCTATAATATTTCTGTATGAAACGGCAAAGTTTTACTTGGGCGATAAAGAGATAACGTATTACTGCAATCTTTATACCTACGCTGCATTATTTTTTTCTGTTGCCTCATTGGCTTTTATCGGGCAGTATTATACTCTCACAATAATGTTGTTTGTTGGATTATTCTTTGTCGCTGCTAAATTGTTAAATCCTTCTTTGCTAAAATCAAGATTGTACTGGCGATTTATTGCTTTTACTTTCATTCCATTTTTCATTGTTAATTATTTTCTTACATCCATTCCTATAGTTTTATATAATGATTCGGCTATTTGGGGTACGCGGATAATTACGATACCGGTTGAAGATTTTTTCTATTCATTCTCATTGCTGTCCTTTAACTTACTAATTTATGTGACTGTAAAAGAAAAATGGCTTATAAAAAAGTAG
- the crtI gene encoding phytoene desaturase family protein — translation MKSALIIGSGLGGLSTALRLSHKGYDVTILEKHHRAGGRLNLIEQDGFRFDMGPSFMSMTYELDELFNSINEKNPIELEELDPLYQVFFEGKEKPRLIYKDLQKLQEEFKDIEPDLANKVDKYLSRASQFFHDTEDKVVKSNFNNKLEYILKLSRVPLKHLPYLFKTMWSEVDRTFKSEEMKIIFSLVAFFLGSTPFQTPAIYSLLNYTEMRHNGYWKVKGGMYKMVEAILKILERKGVKIHYNTEIVSIGNNNGKLNEVIDQNGKRWTADIIISNSDAASFRGKLLGRKNYSEAKLDKMHWTLAPYTIYLGVKGKVDKLMHHNYFLGSNFRGYADTIFTSSINPQKPYYYVNVTSKSDQTAAPEGHENIYILCPVPDLRFKKDWSDKEELAETLISDLSQRTGFDIKNNIVTKRIMAPDDWANALNLYKGSGLGLAHDIDQVGAFRPSNKDEEFSNLYYVGASTTPGTGLPMVIISSKLVTERIEKDYATLS, via the coding sequence ATGAAATCAGCGTTAATAATTGGATCAGGATTAGGCGGATTAAGTACAGCTCTTAGACTTAGCCACAAAGGCTATGATGTTACAATTCTTGAAAAACACCATAGAGCTGGTGGTAGATTAAATCTTATCGAGCAAGATGGTTTCCGTTTTGATATGGGTCCGTCATTTATGAGTATGACTTATGAGCTTGATGAATTATTCAATAGCATTAATGAGAAGAATCCAATTGAATTAGAAGAACTTGATCCGCTTTATCAAGTTTTTTTTGAAGGCAAAGAAAAACCTAGACTGATTTACAAAGATTTACAAAAACTTCAAGAAGAGTTCAAAGATATTGAACCCGACTTGGCTAATAAAGTTGATAAATATTTATCAAGAGCCAGTCAATTTTTTCATGATACCGAAGATAAAGTTGTTAAGTCTAATTTTAATAATAAGCTTGAATATATTCTAAAACTCAGCAGAGTTCCGCTTAAACATCTACCATATTTATTTAAGACGATGTGGAGTGAAGTTGATAGAACTTTTAAGTCTGAAGAAATGAAAATTATCTTCTCTCTTGTTGCTTTCTTTTTAGGTTCAACACCATTTCAAACACCTGCAATATATTCTTTGCTAAACTACACAGAAATGCGTCACAACGGTTACTGGAAAGTTAAAGGCGGTATGTACAAAATGGTAGAAGCAATTCTAAAAATATTAGAACGCAAGGGAGTTAAGATTCACTACAATACAGAAATAGTCAGCATAGGAAATAACAACGGCAAGCTAAATGAAGTAATCGATCAAAACGGAAAAAGATGGACTGCCGATATAATTATATCAAATTCTGATGCTGCATCTTTTAGAGGAAAATTACTTGGTCGAAAAAATTATTCTGAGGCTAAACTTGATAAAATGCATTGGACGCTGGCTCCATATACAATTTATCTCGGTGTTAAAGGTAAGGTAGATAAACTAATGCATCATAATTATTTCCTTGGAAGTAATTTTAGAGGTTATGCAGATACAATTTTTACATCTTCTATAAATCCGCAAAAGCCTTACTACTATGTGAATGTTACTTCAAAATCGGATCAAACAGCCGCACCGGAAGGTCATGAGAATATTTATATTCTTTGTCCCGTACCGGATTTAAGATTCAAAAAAGATTGGTCTGATAAAGAAGAATTAGCCGAAACATTAATTTCCGATCTCTCGCAACGAACCGGATTCGATATCAAGAATAATATTGTAACTAAAAGAATAATGGCTCCTGATGACTGGGCAAATGCTCTTAATCTCTACAAAGGATCAGGTCTTGGATTAGCACACGATATTGACCAAGTAGGAGCATTTAGACCAAGCAATAAAGACGAAGAGTTTAGCAATTTGTACTACGTTGGTGCATCAACAACGCCCGGCACCGGATTGCCGATGGTAATAATTAGTTCAAAACTTGTAACCGAAAGGATCGAGAAAGACTATGCAACTTTATCATAA